The Gillisia sp. Hel_I_86 genome has a segment encoding these proteins:
- a CDS encoding uracil-DNA glycosylase family protein: MFHHTHPYEPFIPKNATKLIVGTLPPPRFTSGELKPDDVNFCYGSRDGLLWPVLDKLFDLNLKYENNEAAIIQRKEFLAKRGIGICDVVESSRRSKIDASDLGMQKVELRDLIGILRTNVKIDTLLFTGGNSKNGPEYFFRRHLKSLEEDITLKVISNEVPRVHQFVLDGRLIKTVSLTAPSGSANRAIGSMELYKNTKTKNPEFNTIDFRILQYKGYF, from the coding sequence ATGTTTCATCACACCCATCCATACGAACCATTTATTCCTAAGAATGCAACTAAATTAATTGTTGGTACGTTGCCACCTCCTAGGTTTACTTCCGGGGAACTAAAACCAGACGACGTGAATTTCTGCTACGGGAGTAGAGATGGCTTGCTTTGGCCGGTTTTGGATAAATTGTTCGATCTAAACTTGAAGTATGAAAATAACGAAGCAGCAATAATTCAGCGAAAGGAATTTTTAGCGAAACGCGGAATTGGAATTTGTGATGTGGTGGAAAGCAGTAGAAGAAGTAAAATAGATGCATCGGACCTGGGAATGCAAAAAGTGGAACTTCGGGATCTAATTGGGATATTAAGGACAAATGTAAAAATTGATACCTTACTTTTTACCGGAGGAAACAGTAAAAATGGTCCTGAATATTTTTTCAGAAGACATTTAAAAAGTTTGGAGGAAGATATTACGTTGAAAGTAATTTCCAATGAAGTTCCTAGGGTGCATCAATTTGTTTTGGATGGAAGATTGATTAAAACGGTGTCTCTAACTGCGCCTTCAGGCTCTGCAAATAGAGCCATTGGGAGTATGGAGCTCTATAAAAATACCAAAACGAAGAATCCTGAATTCAATACTATCGATTTCAGGATTCTTCAATATAAAGGGTATTTTTAA
- a CDS encoding 30S ribosomal protein THX, with product MGRGDRKTKRGKIALGTRGRLRPKRGKFKTKPSAISDHDKKELK from the coding sequence ATGGGGAGAGGAGATAGGAAAACAAAACGCGGAAAAATAGCTTTAGGAACAAGAGGAAGATTAAGGCCTAAAAGAGGAAAGTTTAAAACCAAACCTTCTGCAATTTCAGATCATGATAAGAAAGAGCTGAAATAA
- the trpA gene encoding tryptophan synthase subunit alpha, which produces MNRIQSKLQEGKKLLSIYFTAGYPQINDTVSIIQDLEKNGVDMIEIGLPFSDPLADGPTIQASSTQALRNGMTTEKLFHQLKNIRKTVNIPLIIMGYFNPILQYGVEEFCKKCEEIGIDGLIIPDLPVDVYSEKYQAIFEKHNLINVFLITPQTSEERIRFIDSVSHGFIYMVSSASVTGATSGFGNQTKDYFKRIDNMQLKNPQIVGFGISDKKSFKEATEYSNGAIIGSAFIKHLTKNGIEQIPEFIKTIK; this is translated from the coding sequence ATGAATAGAATTCAATCGAAATTACAAGAAGGTAAAAAGCTTCTTTCCATCTATTTTACAGCGGGCTATCCTCAAATTAACGATACCGTATCTATTATTCAAGACCTTGAAAAGAATGGAGTAGATATGATAGAGATCGGCTTGCCATTTAGCGATCCCCTCGCAGATGGCCCTACCATTCAGGCAAGCAGCACTCAGGCATTAAGAAATGGAATGACCACAGAAAAGTTATTTCATCAACTTAAGAACATCCGAAAAACAGTGAATATCCCATTGATCATTATGGGATATTTTAATCCGATACTTCAATATGGAGTGGAGGAATTCTGCAAAAAATGTGAGGAGATTGGGATCGATGGGTTGATAATTCCGGATCTCCCGGTGGATGTATATTCAGAAAAATATCAGGCTATTTTCGAAAAACACAACCTCATCAATGTATTTCTAATTACGCCCCAAACTTCAGAAGAGCGCATTCGTTTTATAGATTCGGTATCCCACGGGTTTATTTATATGGTAAGTAGCGCTAGTGTAACCGGGGCAACTTCTGGTTTCGGAAATCAAACTAAGGATTATTTTAAACGAATAGATAACATGCAACTTAAGAATCCACAAATAGTTGGTTTTGGGATAAGCGACAAGAAAAGTTTTAAAGAAGCTACAGAATATTCCAATGGAGCTATTATTGGAAGTGCTTTTATAAAACACCTAACTAAAAATGGAATTGAGCAAATCCCAGAATTCATTAAAACGATTAAATAG
- the trpB gene encoding tryptophan synthase subunit beta, translating to MTYQADEKGYYGEFGGAYIPEMLYPNVEELRQQYIQIMQSASFQKEFKDLLKDYVGRPTPLYFASRLSEKYNTKIYLKREDLCHTGAHKVNNTIGQILMAKRLGKNRIIAETGAGQHGVATATVCALMGIECIVYMGEIDIDRQAPNVARMKMLGATVIPAKSGSRTLKDATNEAIRDWINNPVDTHYIIGSVVGPHPYPDMVARFQSVISEEIKVQLKEKERREAPDYVVACVGGGSNAAGIYYHYLDNPEVGIIAVEAAGKGVLSGESAATSALGKEGIIHGSKTLLMQTPDGQITEPYSISAGLDYPGIGPMHANLFRSGRAEFISVTDADAMKAGQKLAKLEGIIPAIETSHALAIFEDRKFKKDDIVVVNLSGRGDKDLSTYIEYFNL from the coding sequence ATGACATATCAGGCAGACGAAAAAGGCTATTACGGGGAATTTGGAGGAGCTTATATCCCGGAAATGCTGTATCCCAATGTTGAAGAATTAAGGCAGCAATATATACAGATCATGCAGTCAGCATCTTTTCAGAAGGAATTTAAGGACCTTTTAAAAGATTATGTAGGAAGACCCACTCCGTTATATTTTGCTTCCAGATTAAGTGAGAAATACAACACCAAGATCTACTTGAAACGTGAAGATCTTTGTCATACCGGTGCTCATAAGGTGAACAATACAATAGGCCAAATTTTAATGGCAAAACGTTTGGGCAAGAACAGGATTATTGCCGAAACTGGTGCGGGACAGCACGGGGTTGCCACTGCTACAGTATGTGCCCTGATGGGAATTGAATGCATCGTTTACATGGGTGAAATAGATATTGACCGTCAAGCTCCAAATGTTGCCCGTATGAAAATGCTGGGTGCTACTGTAATTCCAGCAAAATCTGGAAGTAGAACTCTAAAGGATGCCACGAACGAAGCTATACGGGATTGGATAAATAATCCGGTAGACACGCATTATATTATTGGTTCTGTAGTAGGACCTCATCCTTATCCAGATATGGTGGCGCGATTTCAAAGTGTGATCTCCGAGGAAATTAAAGTGCAATTGAAGGAAAAAGAACGAAGGGAAGCGCCAGATTATGTGGTAGCTTGTGTAGGCGGAGGGAGTAACGCCGCAGGAATTTATTATCATTATTTGGATAATCCAGAAGTGGGAATTATTGCCGTGGAAGCTGCCGGAAAAGGTGTTCTATCTGGTGAAAGTGCTGCGACTTCTGCATTGGGAAAAGAAGGCATTATCCACGGAAGCAAAACCTTATTAATGCAAACTCCAGATGGACAGATCACAGAACCTTATTCAATTTCTGCGGGCTTGGATTACCCTGGAATTGGGCCGATGCATGCCAATCTATTCAGATCTGGAAGAGCAGAATTTATTTCTGTAACAGATGCAGATGCAATGAAAGCTGGGCAGAAGTTGGCAAAGCTAGAAGGGATTATCCCGGCAATCGAAACTTCTCACGCGCTTGCTATTTTTGAAGATCGAAAATTCAAGAAAGATGATATTGTGGTTGTAAATCTTTCGGGACGTGGCGATAAGGATCTTAGCACTTATATAGAATACTTTAATTTATAA
- a CDS encoding phosphoribosylanthranilate isomerase: protein MKQPENILEVAALKPDYLGFIFYEKSSRNFSGEIPEIDPAINKTGVFVDAGIKFILEKLRKYNFEAIQLHGKESADYCKKLRAALDQNNSVEIIKVFSVKESFNFEELKPYEGIVDFFLFDTQGKNKGGNGITFNWELLKKYPSSTPFFLSGGIGLNEVLKIEEFNAHLEKLGKSHLFNGLDVNSKFEIEAGLKDPQKLKLFNLYIRFSSYSCFVTLNLFQGLYLLY from the coding sequence ATGAAGCAGCCAGAAAACATTCTGGAGGTAGCCGCTTTAAAACCCGATTATTTAGGTTTTATCTTTTATGAAAAATCTTCCAGAAATTTTTCAGGAGAAATTCCGGAAATAGATCCAGCGATCAATAAAACGGGCGTTTTTGTAGATGCCGGGATCAAATTTATTTTAGAAAAGCTTAGAAAATATAATTTTGAAGCCATTCAGCTTCACGGAAAAGAATCAGCTGATTATTGCAAAAAATTAAGAGCAGCATTGGATCAGAATAATTCAGTAGAGATTATAAAAGTGTTTTCCGTAAAGGAAAGCTTCAATTTTGAGGAGCTTAAACCTTACGAAGGTATTGTAGATTTCTTCCTTTTCGATACCCAAGGAAAAAACAAAGGAGGGAACGGAATCACTTTCAATTGGGAGCTTTTAAAAAAATATCCCTCTTCTACTCCATTCTTTCTAAGTGGAGGAATTGGTTTAAATGAAGTTTTAAAAATAGAAGAATTCAATGCACATCTCGAAAAGTTGGGGAAATCACATTTGTTTAACGGACTGGATGTGAACAGTAAATTTGAAATAGAAGCAGGTTTAAAAGACCCTCAAAAATTAAAGTTGTTTAATTTGTATATCCGTTTCTCGTCTTATAGTTGTTTTGTCACCCTGAATTTATTTCAGGGTCTCTATTTACTGTATTGA
- the trpC gene encoding indole-3-glycerol phosphate synthase TrpC: MNILDKIIADKRNEVTLKKKLISAEDLEHYPLFGYKTNSLATALKNSSSGVIAEHKRRSPSKSVINQDLNVQDVALGYENAGVCGMSVLTDGKYFGGSLDDLILARAAGKMPLLRKEFIIDEYQILEAKAYGADVILLIAAVLTRDEIKTFSELAKSLDLEVLLEVHNLEELEKSIMPSLDMLGVNNRNLKTFEVSTDISKQLSEKIPTDFVKVSESGISSVEAIQDLKNYGYQGFLIGENFMKTDDPGKSAAQFIQELASN, from the coding sequence ATGAATATTCTAGATAAAATTATTGCTGATAAACGAAATGAGGTTACTCTTAAAAAGAAGCTTATTTCTGCTGAAGATTTAGAACATTATCCCCTTTTCGGTTATAAAACAAATTCTTTGGCAACTGCCCTAAAAAATAGTTCTAGCGGAGTTATTGCAGAGCATAAACGAAGATCGCCTTCTAAATCTGTGATCAATCAGGATCTTAATGTACAGGATGTTGCTTTGGGGTATGAAAATGCAGGGGTGTGCGGAATGTCGGTATTGACAGATGGAAAATATTTTGGAGGTTCGTTGGATGATCTTATTTTGGCGAGAGCAGCTGGGAAAATGCCTTTGTTGAGAAAGGAATTTATAATTGATGAATATCAGATCCTGGAAGCAAAAGCTTATGGTGCAGATGTTATTCTGCTAATAGCAGCTGTGTTGACTCGAGATGAAATAAAAACATTTTCTGAATTGGCTAAAAGTCTGGATTTAGAAGTGCTTTTAGAAGTTCATAACTTGGAAGAATTGGAAAAATCCATCATGCCAAGTTTGGATATGTTGGGAGTGAACAACAGAAATTTAAAAACTTTTGAAGTCAGCACCGATATCAGCAAACAGCTTTCAGAAAAGATCCCAACCGATTTTGTAAAGGTTTCGGAAAGTGGAATAAGCAGTGTGGAAGCTATTCAGGATCTAAAAAATTATGGGTATCAAGGCTTTTTAATTGGAGAGAATTTTATGAAGACCGATGATCCCGGAAAAAGCGCCGCTCAATTTATTCAAGAATTAGCAAGTAACTAA
- the trpD gene encoding anthranilate phosphoribosyltransferase, whose amino-acid sequence MKHILNRLINHETISKQEASEVLVNISRGEYNESQIAAFLTVYMMRSITIDELEGFRDALLNLCLSVDLSDYNAIDLCGTGGDGKNTFNISTLSSFVTAGAGIKVSKHGNYGVSSISGSSNVMEALGIKFSNKADFLERCIDKAGICVLHAPLFHPAMKNVAPIRKSLAVKTFFNMLGPMVNPAFPKNQLVGVFSLELARMYGYLYQNTDKNFTILHALDGYDEISLTGATKTISNATEGMLHPSDFGVEALKASEISGGSSIENSAKIFVDVLKGKGTLPQNNVVCANAGMAIATSTGCTPMEGFTKAQESLNSGKALIALKKLQELSAV is encoded by the coding sequence ATGAAACATATACTTAACAGGTTAATCAATCACGAAACCATTTCGAAACAGGAAGCCAGCGAAGTCTTGGTGAATATTTCGAGAGGAGAATATAACGAGAGTCAGATCGCGGCATTTCTAACCGTTTATATGATGCGGAGTATCACTATAGATGAATTGGAAGGATTTCGGGATGCCTTGCTAAATCTGTGTCTTTCGGTAGATCTTAGTGATTATAACGCGATAGATCTTTGTGGAACAGGAGGTGATGGAAAAAACACTTTTAATATCTCTACCCTATCTTCTTTTGTAACTGCCGGTGCAGGAATTAAAGTTTCCAAGCATGGTAATTATGGAGTTTCTTCCATAAGTGGAAGTTCAAATGTGATGGAAGCTTTGGGAATCAAATTCAGCAATAAAGCCGACTTTTTAGAGCGTTGTATAGATAAGGCCGGGATATGTGTTTTACACGCTCCCCTATTTCATCCGGCCATGAAAAATGTTGCTCCTATCAGGAAATCCCTGGCGGTAAAAACCTTTTTCAATATGTTGGGGCCCATGGTAAATCCTGCATTTCCGAAGAACCAGTTGGTGGGGGTTTTTAGTTTGGAATTGGCAAGAATGTACGGGTATCTCTATCAGAACACCGATAAGAACTTCACTATTTTACACGCATTGGATGGTTACGATGAGATCTCTTTAACTGGTGCTACGAAAACTATTTCCAATGCTACGGAAGGAATGTTGCACCCTTCAGATTTTGGAGTGGAAGCTTTGAAAGCTTCAGAAATCTCGGGTGGCAGCTCCATTGAAAATTCAGCTAAAATATTTGTCGATGTATTAAAAGGAAAAGGTACCCTTCCCCAAAACAATGTGGTTTGTGCCAATGCAGGCATGGCTATTGCAACTTCTACGGGATGTACACCCATGGAAGGTTTTACGAAAGCACAAGAATCATTGAATTCTGGAAAAGCTTTGATAGCACTGAAGAAATTACAAGAATTAAGTGCTGTATAA
- a CDS encoding anthranilate synthase component II, whose protein sequence is MKVNENKNIAQKVEFQTGKRTSVLVIDNYDSFVYNLVHYLEELDCEVTVVRNNEVDLDMIAKYDKILLSPGPGIPDEAGLLKEIIIRYAPTKSILGVCLGQQAIGEVFGGKLINLESVFHGVSTKINVSVENESLFKNIAKELMVGRYHSWVVDPNLPGALEATSFDENGQVMSLRHREYDVKGVQFHPESVLTPMGKQIMKNWVLEVRK, encoded by the coding sequence ATGAAAGTGAACGAAAATAAAAACATAGCACAAAAGGTCGAATTTCAAACTGGTAAGAGAACTTCGGTTTTGGTCATAGACAATTACGATTCCTTTGTATATAATTTGGTGCATTACTTGGAAGAATTGGATTGCGAAGTAACAGTAGTTAGAAATAACGAAGTGGATCTGGACATGATCGCCAAATACGACAAGATCTTGCTTTCTCCCGGTCCCGGAATTCCCGATGAAGCTGGTTTACTAAAAGAGATAATTATTCGCTACGCACCAACAAAAAGCATTTTGGGCGTTTGTTTAGGACAACAAGCCATTGGAGAAGTTTTCGGCGGAAAGTTGATCAACTTAGAATCGGTTTTTCACGGGGTTTCCACCAAGATCAATGTTTCGGTAGAAAATGAAAGCTTGTTTAAAAACATAGCTAAGGAACTAATGGTAGGGAGATATCACTCCTGGGTGGTAGATCCAAATTTGCCGGGAGCCTTGGAAGCCACCTCTTTCGATGAAAATGGGCAGGTAATGTCCTTGCGCCATAGGGAATACGATGTAAAAGGGGTTCAATTTCATCCGGAATCGGTGTTGACTCCTATGGGAAAACAAATAATGAAGAACTGGGTTTTGGAAGTTAGAAAGTAG
- a CDS encoding anthranilate synthase component I family protein: MYTLKTTYKKLLADTLTPVSVYLKIRDKYPNSLLLESSDYHANDNSFSYICCNPIASIKVKNDIIEELYPDGSKKVTSITSEIKVPAVIQNFSSLFKTGNSNFKFINNGLFGYTAYDGVQYFENIKITKKKGDLEIPEVYYAVYQNIIAINHFNNEAYIFDHKFNSENKLEEITQLIKVKNFASYNFRRENAAISNLTDSEFKENVALGKKHCQRGDVFQLVLSRRFSQSFKGDEFNVYRALRSINPSPYLFYFDYGDFKIFGSSPEAQLVVSNGKAEIHPIAGTFKRTGNDEQDAALAKKLSEDDKENAEHVMLVDLARNDLSRHSTNVKVEKYREVQFFSHVIHLVSKVTGTKNGKISTMQIVADTFPAGTLSGAPKHSAMTLIEKYENVNRSAYGGAIGFMDFNGNYNHAIIIRSFVSKNHQLHYQAGAGIVSESNEENELQEVYNKLGALTQAIEIAEEI; the protein is encoded by the coding sequence ATGTATACCTTAAAGACCACTTATAAAAAACTACTTGCAGATACGCTTACTCCCGTGAGCGTGTATCTCAAAATTCGGGATAAATATCCAAATAGCTTATTGCTGGAAAGTAGCGATTATCATGCCAACGATAATAGTTTTTCCTATATATGTTGCAATCCCATCGCCTCCATAAAGGTAAAAAATGACATTATTGAAGAGCTTTATCCGGATGGTTCAAAAAAAGTGACTTCTATAACTTCTGAAATTAAAGTCCCGGCCGTTATTCAAAATTTCTCTTCCTTATTTAAAACAGGGAATTCCAATTTCAAGTTTATAAATAACGGTCTTTTCGGATATACTGCATATGATGGGGTTCAATATTTCGAAAATATTAAGATCACCAAAAAGAAAGGGGATCTTGAAATCCCGGAAGTCTACTACGCAGTGTATCAAAACATCATAGCCATCAACCATTTCAATAACGAAGCTTATATTTTCGACCACAAATTCAATTCAGAAAACAAGCTGGAAGAAATTACGCAGTTAATAAAAGTGAAGAACTTCGCGAGCTATAATTTCAGAAGGGAAAATGCTGCGATTTCAAACTTAACCGATTCAGAATTTAAAGAAAATGTAGCTTTGGGGAAAAAGCATTGTCAGCGCGGGGATGTATTTCAATTGGTATTATCCCGCAGGTTTTCTCAAAGTTTTAAAGGAGACGAATTTAATGTATATCGCGCATTAAGAAGTATCAATCCATCCCCTTATTTGTTCTATTTCGATTATGGCGACTTTAAGATCTTCGGGAGTTCTCCGGAAGCGCAATTAGTGGTTTCAAACGGAAAAGCGGAGATCCATCCAATAGCCGGAACTTTTAAGCGTACCGGAAATGATGAACAAGATGCAGCATTGGCTAAAAAACTCTCTGAAGACGATAAGGAAAATGCAGAACATGTGATGTTGGTGGATCTTGCCAGAAATGACTTAAGCAGACATAGCACCAATGTAAAAGTGGAGAAATACAGGGAAGTGCAATTTTTCTCCCATGTTATTCATTTGGTTAGTAAAGTTACAGGGACGAAAAATGGGAAAATCAGCACCATGCAAATTGTTGCCGATACTTTTCCTGCAGGAACGCTTAGCGGAGCACCAAAACATAGCGCAATGACGCTCATCGAAAAATATGAGAATGTAAATAGAAGTGCTTATGGGGGTGCCATTGGATTCATGGATTTCAACGGAAATTATAACCATGCCATCATCATTAGATCTTTTGTGAGCAAGAACCATCAATTGCATTATCAGGCGGGAGCAGGAATTGTTTCAGAATCTAATGAAGAAAATGAATTGCAGGAAGTATATAACAAGTTGGGCGCATTAACTCAGGCAATTGAAATTGCTGAAGAAATTTAA
- a CDS encoding YceI family protein gives MKKNVLKGLAASVIVLSTVAFTSIKKEIDVEESKVTWRGEKVTGSHIGTINLKSGFLNIENDKLIGGEFVMDMTSISNTDLSGENKQKLEGHLKSEDFFGVEKHPTSTLVITSIAEKGNGSYGVVGNLTIKNITKPVTFDLKMNGDTANAKLTIDRSKYDVKYGSGSFFDNLGDKTIYDNFDLEVNLKF, from the coding sequence ATGAAAAAGAATGTTTTAAAAGGCCTAGCGGCTTCAGTAATTGTATTATCCACAGTGGCTTTTACAAGTATAAAAAAGGAAATTGATGTTGAAGAAAGTAAAGTTACCTGGAGGGGTGAAAAAGTAACTGGCTCTCATATTGGGACTATCAATTTAAAAAGCGGATTTTTGAATATAGAGAATGATAAATTAATTGGGGGAGAATTCGTAATGGATATGACCAGCATTTCCAATACAGATCTATCTGGTGAAAACAAACAGAAATTGGAAGGACATTTGAAATCTGAAGATTTCTTTGGGGTAGAAAAACACCCAACCTCCACATTGGTAATTACCAGTATCGCTGAAAAAGGAAATGGCTCTTATGGGGTTGTTGGTAACTTGACCATCAAGAATATCACAAAGCCTGTGACTTTCGATCTTAAAATGAATGGAGATACAGCAAATGCCAAATTGACCATAGATAGATCTAAATACGATGTAAAGTACGGTTCTGGAAGCTTTTTTGATAATTTAGGTGATAAAACGATCTACGATAATTTTGATTTGGAAGTGAATTTGAAGTTCTAA
- a CDS encoding NAD(P)H-dependent oxidoreductase, with the protein MKNYIEDLNWRYATKQFDANKKISSEDLETLLEAIQLTASSYGLQPYEIIVVKDAVLREKLKMVSWNQTQITDASEVIVFANKTYITPAYVDSYLQDIVQTRDLKIEDLQGLKEMLESTILKLNPEDQSAWAAKQAYIALGNLLSAAANMRIDTCPMEGFDVAKYDALLNLKEKGLTTAVIATVGYRSKEDQTQFAAKVRKSKNNLINTI; encoded by the coding sequence ATGAAAAATTATATCGAAGATTTAAACTGGCGATACGCCACCAAACAATTTGATGCCAATAAAAAAATTTCTTCTGAAGATCTAGAAACCCTTTTAGAAGCTATTCAACTTACTGCTTCCTCTTATGGATTGCAACCTTATGAAATTATCGTGGTTAAAGATGCTGTTCTAAGAGAAAAATTAAAAATGGTTTCATGGAACCAAACACAGATCACAGATGCTTCTGAAGTTATAGTTTTTGCAAATAAAACCTACATTACCCCGGCTTATGTGGATTCTTATTTACAAGATATTGTACAAACAAGGGATCTTAAGATTGAAGATTTACAAGGTCTAAAAGAAATGTTGGAATCTACCATTTTAAAACTTAATCCGGAAGATCAAAGCGCTTGGGCTGCAAAACAAGCATATATCGCATTGGGGAACCTACTATCTGCGGCTGCAAATATGCGAATAGATACATGCCCAATGGAAGGTTTTGATGTGGCAAAATATGACGCACTTTTAAATTTAAAAGAAAAAGGATTAACCACTGCCGTTATTGCGACTGTTGGTTATAGAAGCAAAGAAGATCAAACTCAGTTCGCGGCAAAAGTTAGAAAAAGCAAGAATAATTTAATAAATACCATATAA
- a CDS encoding MarR family winged helix-turn-helix transcriptional regulator has product MKIEKIINTENELPPSRKLILSILLSTNVINDTIAETLKPFELSIPQFNVLRILRGQKGKPANLSTIQERMVSKMSNTTRLVDKLIAKDLVSRMICEKNRRKVEITITKKGLDLLSELDPTINETESELTENLSLSEITTLYETLQKLLK; this is encoded by the coding sequence ATGAAAATTGAAAAAATAATAAATACTGAAAATGAATTGCCCCCATCAAGGAAATTAATTCTAAGTATTTTACTTTCTACAAATGTGATTAACGATACAATTGCGGAAACCTTAAAACCATTCGAGTTGAGTATCCCTCAATTCAATGTGTTACGGATTTTACGGGGGCAAAAGGGAAAACCCGCCAATCTCTCCACAATTCAGGAAAGAATGGTGAGCAAAATGAGCAACACCACAAGATTAGTGGACAAACTCATTGCCAAAGACCTTGTTTCCCGCATGATTTGCGAAAAGAACAGGCGGAAAGTAGAAATCACGATTACCAAAAAAGGATTGGATCTACTCTCAGAGCTAGATCCAACTATAAATGAAACGGAATCTGAACTTACCGAAAATTTAAGTCTTTCTGAGATCACAACTTTATATGAAACACTACAAAAACTATTAAAATAA
- a CDS encoding rhodanese-like domain-containing protein, with protein sequence MKNLTQEQWSKEVREDEKAVILDVRTEEEFIEGYIPNAKNIDIYKGQGFLDEVEKLDKSKNYYVYCRSGARSAQACALMKQQGFDNASNLMGGITDWEGDIQK encoded by the coding sequence ATGAAAAACCTTACACAAGAACAGTGGTCCAAAGAAGTACGCGAAGATGAAAAAGCGGTAATTCTAGATGTACGCACAGAAGAAGAATTTATTGAAGGCTACATTCCAAACGCAAAAAATATAGATATATATAAAGGACAAGGATTTTTGGATGAAGTTGAAAAGCTGGATAAGTCTAAAAATTACTATGTGTATTGCAGGTCTGGTGCGAGAAGTGCTCAAGCTTGCGCATTAATGAAACAACAAGGTTTTGATAATGCTTCCAATCTTATGGGAGGTATTACAGATTGGGAAGGTGATATTCAAAAATAA
- a CDS encoding rhodanese-like domain-containing protein, which produces MVRVFFSLVLITVFSQGCVQPKAKEIHAITPAEVRTEIKYAADKTEVQSKKDFKKSHLINAESLVAKKNVRERLNKLDKGLPIAVYFTSENKSHEAALILQDLGFQQIYILDGGIKKWTMGKIEAK; this is translated from the coding sequence ATGGTTAGAGTTTTTTTTAGTTTAGTGTTAATCACTGTTTTTTCGCAAGGCTGTGTCCAACCCAAAGCGAAGGAGATTCATGCAATCACCCCAGCTGAGGTTCGGACTGAAATTAAATATGCAGCCGATAAAACCGAGGTTCAATCTAAGAAAGATTTCAAAAAATCCCATCTTATTAATGCTGAGAGCCTGGTTGCTAAGAAAAATGTAAGAGAACGTTTAAATAAGCTGGACAAGGGTTTGCCAATTGCTGTATATTTTACTTCTGAAAATAAATCCCACGAAGCTGCCTTAATCCTACAAGATCTAGGATTTCAGCAAATTTATATTTTAGATGGGGGAATTAAGAAATGGACAATGGGAAAGATAGAAGCCAAATAA
- a CDS encoding outer membrane beta-barrel protein — translation MNKLVFALLISLTSFSFSQMNAQQFQVGVKGGINKTSGGQITGIDSGLPLQYTSDTFEAVGNIGYHGGGWVQVNFGKFFIRPELVYSNLESTFEFQNYDALYNIEELSVPVLVGYNVYGPLDLYVGAAYKNIIDVSLFGLEDVPNATPPSGLVVQNTPFSAQIGAKAQFGIIGVDVRYDYSLSSEEKQNLDFFNGGNFGINKATFDDPRLNQLIVSLTLKLWDSENKGKRRRKGGSCYF, via the coding sequence ATGAATAAATTAGTTTTCGCCCTCCTTATAAGCTTAACTAGCTTTTCTTTTTCACAAATGAATGCCCAACAATTTCAAGTTGGTGTAAAAGGAGGAATCAATAAAACATCTGGTGGACAAATTACTGGAATAGATTCAGGGCTTCCTTTACAATATACAAGCGATACTTTTGAAGCAGTAGGAAATATTGGTTACCATGGTGGGGGTTGGGTGCAAGTTAATTTTGGTAAATTTTTTATAAGGCCAGAACTTGTTTATTCAAATCTTGAATCTACGTTCGAATTTCAGAATTATGATGCTTTATATAATATCGAGGAGTTAAGCGTGCCGGTTCTCGTTGGGTATAATGTATATGGACCATTAGATCTTTATGTGGGGGCAGCCTATAAGAATATAATTGATGTTAGCTTATTTGGGTTGGAAGATGTACCTAACGCCACGCCACCTTCAGGATTAGTTGTACAGAACACTCCTTTTTCTGCCCAGATAGGCGCAAAAGCTCAATTCGGAATTATTGGGGTAGATGTAAGATATGATTATTCTCTTTCTTCTGAAGAAAAACAGAATTTAGATTTTTTTAACGGTGGGAATTTTGGAATTAATAAAGCAACATTCGATGATCCTAGATTAAACCAACTTATAGTTAGCCTTACTTTGAAATTATGGGATTCTGAAAACAAAGGTAAGAGACGGAGAAAGGGCGGAAGCTGTTATTTCTAA